The sequence GTATTGTTCATACAATAGTCTCCGTGTGTATGGTTAATGATTTATGAAAATCTTGTTTTTTATCACCACGCCGTCCAGCCACCATCCACGATCAGATTGGCACCGGTCATGTACCGAGAGGCATCGCTGGCTAAAAATACCAGAGCGCCTTTATAATCGGTTGGTTCGGCCATACGCCCAAGCATTGTGCGAGATGAATATTTTTGGACGAAGTATTCATCCTGTCCATTTTTCACTCCTCCGGGGCATAATGCATTCACCCTTACACCTTTTTTCCCCCAGTATGCCGCCAGAAATTTCGTGAACGAAATCACCGCACCTTTGGTTGTTGGGTACGCCGGCGATTTGTAAAACGGTTGAATTCCGTCTGGCGTTGTATAAAGAGACTGATCCGGCGCCACCAATCCGTAGGTTGATGCGACGTTGATGATACTACCATTTCCTTGTTCCGCCATTATGGTCCCGATGACTTGAGAACTGAGGAACATTCCGGTAACATTGACATCGAGCGAATTTTGCCACTGTTGGAGGGGATAGTTCTCAAACATTGATTGTTCTGTTGCTGACGCGGGAGATTCAAATTTATCATTGATGGCAGCGTTGTTCACCAGAATGTCGATCCGGCCGAAATTTTCAACAACCGTTTTCCGTAACCGAATAAGAGATGACTTGCTGGTAATATCGGTACTGATGGAAAGTATTTCATTTGGCGTTGAGCTTTTCAATTCATCTGCAAATAGTTCGCATTTTTCCAATTCCGTATCAGAAACCACGACATGTGCGCCAGCTTCTGCCAATGCGAAACAATGCTGCTTACCGATCAATCCGAGTGCACCGGTGACGATTGCAATTTTATTTTTGAGGGAGAAGAGTTCGTTCATTGCCCAACCTTTTTCGGTTTCATATTGAAATTGCTTGTTTTGCGAAAAACCGGTTCAACTGGATCGCCACGAAGCAGAGTAGATACATTTTTTTCCGAGACGGCTTTCTTCAGTAAAGGAAGAATCTCTCGATATGCTGTAAGTGTATAGTCGATATCGGTATCACTGTGAGAAAAACTCATATTATGGAATCCGGTCCACAGGATTCCCCGTTTGATCAACTCTTGCTGGACGAACGACTTTAATTCAAGTGGATTTCCAACGCTTGCATCAAACGTGACAATGGTACGGCATCCAAAACCTGAACATCGTGTAAATGAGATCCCGAGATCGTCTGCCAGTTGGTTATATGCTAACTTGAGTTTGTTTCCCTGGATGGAGAGGTATTCCGGAACTCGTTTCTCCATCAGCTCTTCAATGGTGGTTTTTGCCGCTGCAAGAGACAAAGCTTCTCCACCAAATGTGGTAAAGAAAAACACTTCCTTTTCAAGAAGCTGCATAACATCTTTCCGTCCGGTCAGAATCGAGAGAGGCATGCCGTTTGCAACTGCCTTTGAAAAACATGCGAGATCCGCTTTTACTCCGAAATACTCCTGCGCACCGCCGACAGCAAGACGAAATCCCGTCCACATTTCATCAAAAATCAACACTGTGCCGTTTTGACGACACACTTCTTTCAATTTGTGCAGGAAATTCTCTTTCGGTGCTTCAAATACAATTGGTTCAAGAATAACGCATGCTGTATCACGATCAATGGAATCAATGACGGATTGAATGTCATTGTAGTTGAAGGTGAATGTTTGTTCTTGTACACTCAAGGGAATTCCTTTATTGCGATCTGTAACGGCTATATACCAATCGTGCCAACCGTGATAGCCGCAACAAAGGATCTTGTTTCTTCCCGTGAATGCTCGTGCAAGACGAACAGCAGCGGAGGTTACATCGCAGCCTGTTTTACTGAATCGAACCGATTCCGCATTGGGAATAACGGAATGAATCAATTCGGCTACTTCTACTTCAAGAGGGTGCATTAATGAAAAAGTAATTCCATCTTCCAATTGTTTTTTGATTGCATCATTGACAGTCGAATACGAATATCCGAGCGAGAGAGGGCCGACACCCATCGTGTAATCCAAATACTCATTCCCGTCAGCATCCCATACGTGCGATCCTTTTCCTCGAACCAAATATTTTGGCGCCACGCCGTTCACATACTGTCCAGGACCTTTTGCAAGCGTTTGGGTAACCGCAGGGATTACACCAAGTGCTCGAGTATACAACTCGTTTGATCGTTCAATAGTTGGATAGTGTTCGTTGAATGAGACGGTATTCATCAGAGTTCCCTTTACAATATTGGTTCGACCTGTTTTTCTCCGTAAACGGTATTTCCCTTTTCTATCTCGTGCAGACGAAGGAGAATTTTCGATGCGATTTGTTCACCCGTAAATCCTTCATATGCCAGTACATCATGCAGCAGTGCCGGTTTGAACCATTGGTTGTCCAATGCAATTGGCATAACCATTTTCATGAATGAGTGTTTCAGAAAGATCTCGCCGAGGATCGAATATAATCCGCCGATGAGAAAATGATCTTCCACAGTGACAATTAATGAACATTCTTTGGCGGCAGAGACGATCACCGCTTCATCAATCGGTTTTAATGTTCTAAGATTAATGTAGCGGATAGATATCCCCTTTTTTTCTAAAATCTCTTTTGCTTTCCATGATTCTTTTGTCATAAATCCATAAGTAATCAATGCAACATCCATTCCATCGGCAAGGACTTCTGCCGTTCCGATTGTAAATTGATTATAATGTTTTACAAAGGGTGGCAGCGCGGTGTAACGGATATACCATGGAGCTTTATCTTCAAGAATCTGAGGTAGACCGGCAACAAGCTCTTCATGATCGGCCGGACAAAAAACTTTCATATTCGGAATACCACGCATGACAGAGACATCTTCAATAGCTTGATGTGTTGGGCCATTCGCTTCCGATAAAAATCCTGGAACACCGCCGATCAGTTTTACCGGGAGATTTCCAACGCCAACATCCGTGCGGATAAATTCAAAAGCGCGGAGAGTAAGAAACGATGCAAGGGCATGAACAATAGGTATTCTTCCACGGAGCGCTAGACCCGCAGCCGCCCCAATCATTGTTTGTTCGGCGATGCCCACGTCGATAAATCGATTGCCAAGTACTTTTGGCAAGTTGCGGATTGCCGCACGATTCTCAGCGGTCATTACAACGAGCCGAGAATTCTGTTCTGAAATTTCTTTGAGTTTTTCTTCGTAGGTCATACTTATCTCACCATGAGTGTTTCAGATGTCAATACGCTCGTTTTTTCACCGCGTAATTCATCCAGAAGCATTTCCACTTCTTCGTGCGTGAAATTCACAAACCATCGGTCGGCGCGGTGTTCTATGCTTGGTAATCCTTTTCCTCGTATCGTATCAGCGATAACCACGCTGGGTTGTTCTGCACTGAAGGGGACTTGTAAAAATGTCTGTTCCATTTGTTCGAAATCGTGCCCGTTAATTCTTTTTACCCAGCAGCCGAAGGCTTTGAATTTTTTATCGATTGATTCTAACGGGATTAATTCTTCCGTCCGAACATTTGCTTGAAACTCGTTCCGGTCGACAATAATGACGAGATTATCGAGCTTATAGGCCGATGCAACCAGCAATCCTTCCCAAATTGATCCCTCATTTAATTCACCGTCGCCTAAAACAACAAAGACACGATTATTGCCTCCCCGCATTTTTATATCAAGTGCAACGCCGATTGATACTGAAAGGAGGTGACCCAGTGATCCTGAATGAAATTCTACTCCGGATATCATTCTGTTAGGGTGCCAATAGATTGAATCATGGGTCTTAAGGTGATTTTCCAGCCGTGAAGATTCAATAAAACCCAATTCAGCCAATGTTCCATAGAGCGCCGGAACATCATGCCCTTTTGATAGAAACAAATAATCCCGTTCCATATTCGCCACAGTCTGAGGTGAAATGTTTAACACTTCCGAATAGAGATAGACAAGAAGATCAGCGCAAGAAAGGGAAGCACCAATAAAACACCCTCCGTCCGTTGACATTCGGATGATATGTTCTCGCACGCGAAGGGCGAGGAGTTCAAGTTCAATTTTGTGCTGTTCAGTCATTGGGTAATACTACCTGTTTAGTTTCGTGCTTGGAAATTGTTTTCAATTCATCAAGATGATGACGGTACCAATTCACTCCGGCATATTTTGTATTGATGGAGTGTATTTCCGGTTCGAGTTCCAACATTCCTAATATCTCGTACAGCGAAAAATTAGGATGAATATTCGTCCAAAGTTTTTTGTAGACAGATTTGATGAACTCATAATCTTCGGGATAATCGAGCACCCAGCGATGGGACATTGAATAGTTCACTCCTGATTCCCATTCAACATTTCCGATCTTAAACCGCTCCGGATGTTCCCATATGAATGGAGTTGTATGTTCGCGCTCATAGATTTTGTTTGCTTCGCGCCAGGCGATTTCTAGTGTTTCAAACGTCATCACCTCCACATCATTTCCGTCTGGGTATGTAGCCGGATGCAGATTGCTGATAAAATCGTAGTGATGTAATGATTTTTGGTAGAATCGAAGCACCCTTTCAATCACAGCAGGATCGATCAATGGACAATCCGAAGGAATCTTGATAATCAGATCGGCTTTTTCTTGTGCTGCTACTTGATAGTGACGGTCTAACAAATCTGTCGGGTGACCGCTAAAACACGGCACTCCAATTTTTTTACACAATTTTCGTATTGGATCGTCGCTCTTCTCTTTCGTAGTGGCAACAACCAGATCGACTTTCCCGGAAATACACTGTACGCGCTCGACCATTCGCTGGAGCAACGGTGCTCCAACAAGCGGCATCATTACCTTGTTTGGAAACCGCGTGGAACCTGTTCGCGCTTGTATAACGAGGAGAGTTTTCATGATGCTTTCGAAAACAATTGAAACAGTTTGCGTTTATATTTGTTTTGAAATATTCTCTTCAACGGCTGCATTTTTTGTCGAAACGGCAGAATGTTTGAGTGTGATTTTTCTATTACGATTCGACACAGATCGGCAATATTTTTTGCCGCAGAATTGTTCTGAAGAGGTGTTAATCGTTTCAATTCATCTATGGGAAAATTTGAATAGACTTCTTTTCCGAGAGCGATTCCAACGTACACCGTTGACGAAAATTGAGTAATCAATACATCACAATTGGCAATCATTTCTTCGGCACTGCCGTGTGAAAATACTAGCGCATCGGGAGCATACCGATTGATCTCTGCTGTGGCGCGTGATATATTCTCATTCGGATGAAGTTTAAAAATCAATAAACGGCCATTTGCTATCGTTTTTGCATCCAAAATGATCCGTTTTCTATTTTCCATCTTCACCGTTTCTCTGGAATCGGAGGTACAGACAAGGACAAAATTCTTGTGCGGAAATGAATTTTGAAAATATTTTTTGCAATGATCGAAATTTGGTATTCCCGTGACAACAATTTTTTCCGGTTTGACACCTTTGCGAATAAACAGGTCTTTATATCCTTCGCTTGCTACACAGAATTTGACATAGGCATCGCTCAATCCCATCGTTGATGTGCTCGCAGACCATCGGGGCATGAGGCGTAATTTTACCATTCGATATGCCCAATTTTCAGGGTCTGTCATTCCTTCCTGCACCAAAATAATTTTGGTACTGCGAATATTTTTTGGCACAACAAGATCGGCGCAGGTCAATACCAGATCGTATGAATGGTTAACTCCACGAAAATCAATTTGTAATCCATGCAGCTTGAAATATTGCATGCACTGTTCAATATATCGCTGACCCATGATCGTCATTTCCGTCAACCCCGCTCGTCGCATCCATTCAACATGTCCGCTGGCATAATAGGGAGAGAAAAAACAATTAAACTCATGCATCAAATGGGAGGCTATTTGATGCATTTGTGTTGTCTGATTGTTAGAGCCGCAGATGAATAGAATTTTTTTCTTCATGAATGTTTCAATTGATTTATGGCTGAGTTTGAGCTGGAGCAATATCCGTTAAGTTCTGGGGGTGTGAATGAAATCGTTTGTTTGTGAATTGTATTCTTCCTAAAACAGTTGCTACGCTTACTCCTATAATAATCCAAAACAATTCCTTTGCCCGTTTGATGATGATAAATGCAGCGG is a genomic window of Bacteroidota bacterium containing:
- a CDS encoding aminotransferase class III-fold pyridoxal phosphate-dependent enzyme translates to MNTVSFNEHYPTIERSNELYTRALGVIPAVTQTLAKGPGQYVNGVAPKYLVRGKGSHVWDADGNEYLDYTMGVGPLSLGYSYSTVNDAIKKQLEDGITFSLMHPLEVEVAELIHSVIPNAESVRFSKTGCDVTSAAVRLARAFTGRNKILCCGYHGWHDWYIAVTDRNKGIPLSVQEQTFTFNYNDIQSVIDSIDRDTACVILEPIVFEAPKENFLHKLKEVCRQNGTVLIFDEMWTGFRLAVGGAQEYFGVKADLACFSKAVANGMPLSILTGRKDVMQLLEKEVFFFTTFGGEALSLAAAKTTIEELMEKRVPEYLSIQGNKLKLAYNQLADDLGISFTRCSGFGCRTIVTFDASVGNPLELKSFVQQELIKRGILWTGFHNMSFSHSDTDIDYTLTAYREILPLLKKAVSEKNVSTLLRGDPVEPVFRKTSNFNMKPKKVGQ
- a CDS encoding 1-deoxy-D-xylulose-5-phosphate synthase N-terminal domain-containing protein; this translates as MTEQHKIELELLALRVREHIIRMSTDGGCFIGASLSCADLLVYLYSEVLNISPQTVANMERDYLFLSKGHDVPALYGTLAELGFIESSRLENHLKTHDSIYWHPNRMISGVEFHSGSLGHLLSVSIGVALDIKMRGGNNRVFVVLGDGELNEGSIWEGLLVASAYKLDNLVIIVDRNEFQANVRTEELIPLESIDKKFKAFGCWVKRINGHDFEQMEQTFLQVPFSAEQPSVVIADTIRGKGLPSIEHRADRWFVNFTHEEVEMLLDELRGEKTSVLTSETLMVR
- a CDS encoding transketolase C-terminal domain-containing protein, which produces MTYEEKLKEISEQNSRLVVMTAENRAAIRNLPKVLGNRFIDVGIAEQTMIGAAAGLALRGRIPIVHALASFLTLRAFEFIRTDVGVGNLPVKLIGGVPGFLSEANGPTHQAIEDVSVMRGIPNMKVFCPADHEELVAGLPQILEDKAPWYIRYTALPPFVKHYNQFTIGTAEVLADGMDVALITYGFMTKESWKAKEILEKKGISIRYINLRTLKPIDEAVIVSAAKECSLIVTVEDHFLIGGLYSILGEIFLKHSFMKMVMPIALDNQWFKPALLHDVLAYEGFTGEQIASKILLRLHEIEKGNTVYGEKQVEPIL
- a CDS encoding glycosyltransferase family protein, translating into MKTLLVIQARTGSTRFPNKVMMPLVGAPLLQRMVERVQCISGKVDLVVATTKEKSDDPIRKLCKKIGVPCFSGHPTDLLDRHYQVAAQEKADLIIKIPSDCPLIDPAVIERVLRFYQKSLHHYDFISNLHPATYPDGNDVEVMTFETLEIAWREANKIYEREHTTPFIWEHPERFKIGNVEWESGVNYSMSHRWVLDYPEDYEFIKSVYKKLWTNIHPNFSLYEILGMLELEPEIHSINTKYAGVNWYRHHLDELKTISKHETKQVVLPND
- a CDS encoding SDR family oxidoreductase, whose translation is MNELFSLKNKIAIVTGALGLIGKQHCFALAEAGAHVVVSDTELEKCELFADELKSSTPNEILSISTDITSKSSLIRLRKTVVENFGRIDILVNNAAINDKFESPASATEQSMFENYPLQQWQNSLDVNVTGMFLSSQVIGTIMAEQGNGSIINVASTYGLVAPDQSLYTTPDGIQPFYKSPAYPTTKGAVISFTKFLAAYWGKKGVRVNALCPGGVKNGQDEYFVQKYSSRTMLGRMAEPTDYKGALVFLASDASRYMTGANLIVDGGWTAW